The window CCGAGACCGCCGCGGCTGGGGCTGGCCCGGCCGGCGCTGCCGCTGCCGGCGCTGCCGCTGCCGGGGGTGCCGCTGCCGGGGGTGCCGGGGCTGACGCCTGGGTCGGGATGGCCGGTGCCGTGGTGGTGGCGGGCAGCGGGGACCAGCGGTCGATGCCGGTGGACCAGGCGTCCTGCTGGCCGGGCGAGAAGCCGAGCGCGCGGGCGACGTCGCGCACCGCCGAGCGGGACCGGTAGCTGATGACGTTGGCCACCTGGGCGGCCCGGTCCCGGCCGTAGCGGCCGTAGACGTACTGGATGACCTCCTCTCGCCGGCCGGACTCGATGTCCAGGTCGATGTCGGGCGGGCCGTCGCGCTCCGGGGCGAGGAAACGCTCGAACAGCAGGCCGAAGTGGACCGCGTCGACGCCGGTGATGCCCAGCGCGTAGCAGACCGCCGAGTTCGCCGCCGAGCCGCGGCCCTGGCAGAGGATGTCCTCTCGGCGGCAGAACTCGACGATGTCGTGGACGATCAGGAAGTAGCCGGAGAAGCCGAGCGACTCGATCAGGTTGAGCTCGTGGGAAAGCTGGTCGTAGGCGCCGACCGCCCGCTCCCGCCACGGCGGGCCGTACCGGCGGGCGGCGCCCTGCATGGTCAGCAGCCGCAGCCAGCTGGCCTCGGTGTGCCCGGGCGGCACCGGGAAGTCCGGCAGCCGGGGCGCGACGAGGCGCAGGTCGAAGGAGCATTCGGCACCGATCCGGGCGGCCGCCGCGACCGCGCCCGGGTAGCGGGTGAACCGGCCGGCCATCTCGTCGCCGGACCGCAGGTGCGCGCAGCCGGCCGGGGGCAGGTGGCCGTCCATCTCGTCGAGGGCGCGCCGGGCCCGGATCGCGGCCATCACCGCGGCGAGCCGGCCCGCCGACGGGGTGGCGTAGTGGACGTTGTTCGTGGCGACGCAGGTCAGCCCGGCTTCCTGGGCAAGCTCGTACAGGGCGTCGTTGCGGGCGGAGTCGAGCGGCTGGGCGTGGTCCCACAGCTCGACGGCGACGTTGTCCCGGCCGAACCGGGCGACCAGCCCGTCCAGGCTGTCCCGGGCGGCGTCGACCCCGCCTGCGGCCAGCGCGGCCGGTACCGCCCCTTTCCGGCAGCCGGTGAGGATCTGCCAGTGCCCGTCGCCAGCCGCGGCGGCGAGCACGTCCAGGCTGGTCAGCGGGCGGCCCTTCTCCCCGCCGGCCAGGTGCGCGTCGGACACGGCCCTGGACAGCCGCCGGTATCCCTCCGGGTCGCGGGCCAGCACGAGCAGGTGCTCGCCGTCGGGGTCGGGGCCGCCTGGGCGCGGGGCAGGCAGGTCGAGGGAGACCTCCACCCCGTAGAGCGTCCGCAGGCCCACCTCACCCGCCGCCTCCGCGAACCGGACCACCCCGTACATGCCGTCGTGGTCGGTGAGAGCCAGCGCGGACAGCCCCAGCCGGGCGGCTTCCTCGACGAGATCCTCCGGCTGGCTGGCCCCGTCGAGGAAGCTGAACGCGGAGTGGCAGTGCAGCTCCGCGTACGGTTCGCCCGCCAGCGCCGCGCCGTCGCCGCCGCGCGCGGCGGCGACGGCGGCCGCGACCAGCTCCGGCGCGGGGCGGTAGGGCTCGCGCCGCCGCGTCCACGCCGGCGCGTCCCCACCATCACCGTCCGGCCCGTCCTCGCCCCCGCCTGGACGGGCCGGACGGCCCGACATCCGCCGCTCCAGCTCCGTCCACGAAACCGCCGGATTCCACCAGCTCACCGCAACCTCCCGACCCATACACCCCAACACGGCCCGCCGTCCCTACCCGTACGACGCCTCCCACCACCAGCGGCCGGACTCGACGAACAGCAGGCAGGCCGAGCCGTCCTCGGTGACCAGCTGGAACCGGGCCCGGCGTCGGGCGGTGGGCTCCCACCACCGCTCGTCGACCGGCCACGGCCCGGCCCAGCCGACGACCCGGGCCCGTGGGCGGCCCTCGACGGCCAGCCAGGCCGGCGCCCCGGTGGTCGTCGCCCGCCCGCTGACGACGACCGGATCGCCGGTGGCATCAAGCAGCTCGGCGGGGCGGGGCTCGGTCAGCACGGTGGCCGGCGCCGGCGAGGGCAGCCGGCCGGGCCAGGGGGCGGCGGCCCGCTCCGCCTCGGCCGGGCCGCGTGGGCCGCGGGGCTCCCCCCACGGCACCAGCCGGACGGCGGCGAGCGGGTCACGCCCGCCGCGCACCTCGGCGGTGAGGACCGCCTCCGGCCCGAGCAACCCCTGCACCCGGTCGAGCGCGCGACGCACCCGGCCATCGACCGCTCCCGGCTCCCCCCACAGCCCCAGCTGGCGGCCGTCGGCGGCGAGCAGGTCGTGTGGGGTCACCCGGATCCGGATGACCCGGGCCGGTTGGGGAGGTCGCCCCAGATGCGACGGGGAAGTGGTGACCGCATCTGGGGCGGCCTGCCCAACCGGCCCGCTGACGGCGTTCGCGGCGGACAGCCAGCCGTCGAGCTGCCAGCGGATCCGGTCGGTGATCGCGGCGGCGGTCAGCGGGCCGTCGTGCCGCCAGACCCGGCGCAGCGGCTCGCCGTGCTCCGTCTCCGCCTCGATCGCGACTCGGGCGCAGGCCAGCCCCGCGGCCAGCAGCCTGGCGTGGGCGTCCTCGGCGAGCCGGCGGGCGGTGAAGACGACCTGGTCGACGTTGTCGGCCGGCGGGTCGAGCTCGGTCTCGACGGCGAGGTCCGGCGGGACCACCCGCGGCGTCGGCAGCCGCTCGTCGTCGCCGCGGGCGAGCCGGTGCGCGAGCGCCCCGTCCGGGCCGAACCGGACCAACACCTCCCGCGCGGGCAGCGCGGCGAACGCGCCCAGGGTGGGCAGCCCCAGCCGACGCAGCAGCCCGGTGAGCTCGGGACGGTCGAGCAGCTCCACCGGCAGCGGCGCGAGGAAGCCGGCGGCGGCACCGGCCGCCACGGTCTCGCCCAGCCGGGCGGCCACCATGGCCGCGAACGGCCCGTCGGCGATCCCGAAGGACGGGCGCGCCGCCGCCGCCGCGCCTCTGCCCGAGCCACCCCCGTCAGCCAGACCGGCCCTGTCGCCCAGGCCTCTCGGGCCGCTCCGGCGGGCCGAGCCGCGTGGGCCGCCGGTCGCCGCGGGCCCACGGGCCGCGGCGCCGGTCGCCACGGCGGCCAGCGCGGCGGTGACCGCGCCCCGGATCTGGGCGATCACCACNNNNNNNNNNNNNNNNNNNNNNNNNNNNNNNNNNNNNNNNNNNNNNNNNNNNNNNNNNNNNNNNNNNNNNNNNNNNNNNNNNNNNNNNNNNNNNNNNNNNCACGGCCTCGGCGCCGAAGTAGCGGGCGGCGCCGCGGACGGGCACGAGGCAGTCGCCGGGCTGGGTCACCTCGGCGACCGCGGCAACCACCGGCTCGAACAGCCGGGCGTCCCGCTCCGGGTCGGCGGCCAGCAGCCGCAGCTCGGGGGCAGCGCCCCTGGGCGTCTCGACGGCGCAGCCCGGGCAGCACGCCGGCGGCGCGGGCGGCCGCGGTCACCGCCACGACCTGGTTCGCCTCGATGACGGCGGCGGGCTCCTCGGGACCGGCTCCCGCGGCCGTCGTCGGCCAGTCCGGGCAGTGCAGGGCAAGCATCCGCACAGGCATCTAGGCCGCCCTCTCGGCAGAGGACGGCCCTGGCGCGACCCGCGTCTCTCCGCCGGCTCGCGACCCGACGCCGGGGTCTCGGGCGGCGGCAGCCAGGCTGGTGACGGGATCCGCGCCGGCGACGGTGAGCCAGCCATCGCGCGGGCGGGCCGCGGCGCCGCGGCCGGATACCCGGACCAGCAGCCGGGCGCCGCGGAGGTGGCCGTGCCCCTGGCCGACGCCGTGGAAGGAACGCTCCCCGGCGGCCAGGCGCAGGTCCGCGCCGTCCCATCCCTCCCCGACCGGGACCAGCACACAGCCCCGCTCCCGGGCACGGGCCGTGAGCCGCCGGGCCGCGCTGGCCGTCCCGGCCGCCGCGCCCCGCGCCGGCGGGCGGACCGCGACCACGTCCAGGGCGTCGATCAGCGCGGCGACGACCACCGGCCAGCGCGGCCCCGGTTCGGGGACCAGCACCAGCCGCTCCAGCGCGATCCCCGCCTCGGCCGCCGCGAGCAGACCGAGCGTGGGGCAGCCGACCACCGCGCACCAGGCCCCGGCCCTGGACGGCTCGGCGAGCACGGTGAGCAGCAGCGCCGCCGATCCCTCGACGGCCACCGTCGCCCCGCGCGGCAGCGCGCGCCGGGGCAGCAGCGCGGCCAGCGCCGCCGGCACCGGCAGCATCCGGTCCGGGTCGGTGAGGTCTGGCGGGTCGGCCCGGCCCTCCGGGCCGCTGGCGATCTCCCGCAGGTCCCGCAGCTCCCGCAGGTCCCGCAGCGCGGCCACCACCGGCTCGGCGAACCCGTGGGCGGGATCGGCCGCCCTGGCGGGCGCCACGGCTATTCCGTCCCGGAACGGGCCGTCCCCGGCACCGTCCCGGTGAGCGCAGGCTGGGATGGCAGGCCGAGGACCTCCTCCACCACGCCGAGGAAGATCTCCACCTGCCGGACGAGGTCGTCGGCCTCGCGGGCGTTCACGACCGACAGCCCGGCCTCCGCCGCCGCCCGCCGCGGCGCGCCCGCGGCGAAGAAGTCCGCCCACTCGCCCAGCTCCGGGGCGACCTGGGCCAGCAGCCGCCAGGCGCTCACCGGCCGGCCGCGCCGGCCCGGCCGCGGCTTCGCCCGGGCCGCCAGCACGGCCGCGGCCACCCGGAGCGCGGCGAGGTGAGCGAGGGCATACCGCTCACCCGCCGGCCGGGCGAACGCCGCCTCGGCCAGCCCGTGCCGGGCCGCGGCCAGCAGGTCGTCCCGGGAACGGCGCGGCATCCCGGCCGCCGGGACCGCCACGCGGCGATCATCGGAGGAAACCTGTCCCACCCCCGAGGCAGACTGCGAGGACAACGGAGGCTGTGGAGGCCGCGGCGGCTGCGGGGGCCGATGGCGGACCGGGTGAAGGGTGGGCTGCTGGCACACGGGCTGCTGACGCATGGCTGGGCGCGGCGCTGGCTGAGCTGGCTGGTACGGAGTCGGCTGGCTGTTCATGTCCCACCCTCCGGTCTGGCGGCGTCCTTGCTGGCGTCGTCAGTGCTGACTGCGGGCTGACTGGCCGGCGCCCCACCCGTGTTCGAACACAAGTTCGAACACAACTGAAGGTAGCCCGGCCGAGAGGAGGCGTCAATGTCACCGGTCATGCCGTGTCGAGCCGTCGCGGCAGCCGGTCCGCACCCGGTTCCGCCGGCGAGTTTCCCTTGCGAGAAAGGCCTTCCCGCCGGTGCGACCGGCCCCCCGCCGCCGCTGGTCACCGTCGACCTGTGGCGGGTACCGACCCGGCGGGTCGGCGCGGCGCTGGTCCGGATGGCGCTGGGCGGGGCACGGCTACGCCGGGTCCCCGGGCTCACCTTCGCCAAGCTGGTCGGCACCGGCGCCCCCGGCGCCTTTGGCCCGCTGGACGCCGAGCCGCGCCGCTGGGGCCTGGTGGCCGTCTGGGACAGCGAGCGAGCGGCCGAGGCGTTCACGACCTGCGCCGTCGCGCGCTCCTGGGCCCACGCCGCCGAGGAGCATCTCCACCTGCGGCTACGGCCCGTCGCCACCAGGGGTCGCTGGTCGGGCCGTGAGCCCTTCGGCCGCCTCGCCCCGGGACGCCGAGCCACCGAGGAGGCGCCTGGCGGCCCGGTGGCGGTCCTCACCCGCGCCCGGCTCGCGCCCAGGCACGCGGTCACCTTCTGGCGGGCCGCTCCCCCGGTCGCCGCGGACCTCGCCGCCCTGGCCGCCGACCCCACCGCCGGACCGTGGCTCGCGATCGGCATCGGAGAGGCCCCGATCGGCCTGCAGGGGACGTTCAGTGTCTGGCCGGACCTCACCGCCGTCCGCGCGTTCGCCTATGGGCGCCCCGCGCACGCCGCCGCCGTCCGCCGCACCCCCGAGGTCGGCTGGTACGCCGAGGAGCTGTTCGCCCGCTTCGCGGTCCTCGACGCCCATGGCACCCTCGACGGGCGCGACCCCCTGCGTCCCGGCGGTGGTCGATGACCCCCGCCGGTCACGCGGACGCCCGTTCCGGGCGGTGGTGGTGGCGACTGGCCGGCGCAGCGCCACCCGGGCCAGAGCCAGAACGCAGACCCCGCCCAGTGCGCCCGCGGCCGCGATGACGAGGCCCGGGGCGATGAAGGTGCCCGCCAGGCCGCCGAGCGCGGCGCCCGCGCCCTGCGCCGCCATCAGCCCGCTGGCCTGCAGGGTGAAGACGCGTCCGCGCGCCGCCGGGCTGGTGGCGGCGACGACCAGCGCGTCGAGCCCCTGGCCGAACGCGATGCCGGTTCCCGCCACCGCCAGCAGGACGGCGGCGACGGGGATGGTCGGCGTCGCGGCGAACGCGATCAGGGGAAGCTGCATCAGCAGGGCGAGCGGCAGGAGGAGAACGCGCCGCGCACGCGGAGGAAACCGCGAGACGACGACCTCACCCAGCACGGCCCCCGCCGCGTTGCTGACGAACAGGACGCCCGCGCTCGACGCGGACGCGCCGGTGCGCACGGTGTAGGCGACGATCAGCGCCTCGGCGACGATGCCGAACGCGGCCGCCGTCCAGCCCAGCAGGACCAGCCAGCGCAGGGGCGAGGTCCCGGCCAGGTAGCGCAGGGCGGCCAGGGAGTCGCCGAGCATCGACCGGGCAGGCTCAGCCCTCTCACCGCCCTCGGCTCCCTCAGCCCTCGCGGCGCCCTCGGCCTTCTCGGCCCCTTCGGCTCCCTCGACGACCGGGCCGGCGTCTCCCCGGCGCCGGCCGCCCCTCTCGCCGGCCGGCGCGGGGGTGGCCGGCGACCGGAGTCTCAGCAGGGCCGCGGACGTGAGGAAGCTGGCCGTGTCCGCCGCCAGCAGCCAGGTCGGCCCCAGGACCCGTAGCGCGATGCTTCCCGCCGCCATGCCGGCGAGCAGCGCGGACTGGCTGATGGTGCGCAGCAACGACCTGCCCGTCGGGAAGGCGTCCGGGCCGAGGAAGATGGCGAGGCTCGCCGCCCGGGCGCCCTGGAAGACCGGCGCGACGGTCCCGATCACCAGCAGCAGGGCGAACAGCCCTGCGATCGGCAGCCCCGGGACGAGCATCGCGCCGACGCAGGCCGCGCTGATCAGGTCGCAGGCCACCAGCACCCGCCGGGCCGGGAAACGGTCCGCCACGGCGGAGAGCGCGGTCCCGCCGACGGCATACGGCAGGAACGAGAAGGTCAGGACCAGCGACGACAGGAACGCCGAGCCGGTGCGCTGGAACACCAGGATGCTCAGCGCGACCTCGGCGGCGACCGTGCCGACCATGGACACCGCGTGCGCCCCGAACACAGCCCGCAGCCCCGGGGAACTCAGCAGCGCCCGATAGCCGGGGGGCAGTCCGGGCATTTCGGTCGCGGCCATGGCGGAATCGTTCCACGCGCAATGTCGCACACCAGCCGAAATCAACTGCGACTGAGTAATCGATTAATGTCTCTCTGTCCTCTTCGTGGTCCGCTCCCCCCGTCGCCGGGCGCGCGACGGCACCGGCGGGTTATCGTCGACCTCCCGACTCCACGCCGAACCCTGGCTCACGGAGGCGCGAAGGACGAGCTTGTCGCGCTTCCTTCGGCCAGGCGCCCAACCCCTGCGAGGCGAGCCTTGGCGAGTGCCGACATCAGGCTGGTGCGCTGGACGCCCGCCCGCATGCGGGCCCGCCTCGACGAAGTGATCGCCGTCTACAAGGCCGCCTTCCTGGACGTCCACGAGGCCGATCCCGTGCGCGCCGCACGCGACCGCATGACCCATGCCCGCCGGCACACCGAGCGGCGCGACCTGCGCGCCGTGGCCGCGCTGACCTCCGACGACGTCCTGGTCGGCATCACCTACGCGATGCCGGGCCAGGTCGGGCAGTGGTGGCACGACGTGGTGGCCTCGGCGCTGTCGCCGGCCGCCGCGGCGTACTGGCTGGAGGACTGCCTGGAGATCGTCGAGCTCCACGTCCTGCCGGACTACCAGGGCCAGGGCATCGGCCGCGAGCTGCTGCGCGAGCTGCTGCGCGACGTGCCGTACCGCACCGCGGCACTCTCGGCGCTGGAGCTCCCGGACAGCCGCGCCCGCCGGCTCTACACCAGCGAGGGATTCGCCCCGCTGCTGTCGAACTTCCGCTTCCCTGGCAGTTACACCCCCTACGCGGTACTCGGCAAGGAGCTGCCGCCGCCGGCCTCCCGGCGCCGGCGCGGCGCTGTGACGGCCCGCTTCGGCCGTCCCGCCCGCGCACTGTAGGCGGGCCGCCCGCGTGGCCCACGGCTTCGGTGCCGCGGGCGGGTCGCCCCTGTCACCACCGGGGCCCCCGCCATCTCGGGGGGTACGGGTTCCGCCGTCGCGGGCCTGGGTGCCTTGGCTCGCGGCCGGGATGGTGGTCGCAGCCCAGATCCCCTACCCGCTGCTGCCGGCGGGCGGGCGCGGGCGGCTCTGGCTGACGGCCGCCCAGATCGTGGCGTTCTTCGTCGCCTCGGCGAGTCACGCGGCCCTGCGTCGCGGCTGGGTCTTCACCGCCGGATACCTGGTTCTCACGATTGGCCTCGGTTTCGCCGCCGAGGTGGTCGGCGTGCGCACCGGCTGGCCGTTCGGCCGCTACTCCTACACCGGCGGACTAGGCCCCGAGATCGTCGGCGTCCCGCTACTCATCCTCCTCGGCTGGGCCATGATGACCTACCCGGCCCTGCTGTTCGCCCGTTGGCTGACACATCGCCAGGGGGACACACCGGGAACGCGCGGCCACGATGCGTTGACCGCGATCGCCGGTGGGGTGCTGCTTGCCGGATGGGACCTCTTTCTCGACCCTCGGATGGTCGCCGAGGGCTTCTGGGGATGGGCGCCCGGCGGCGGGCCGGCCCTCAACGGGATTCCGCTGACCAACGCCGTCGGGTGGCTGTGCGTCGGCACGGTCCTGGTGGCGCTCGTCGACCGGCTCCCTGACCCGACCCGTCGACGGGCGCCGGAGGACGGCCACCGGCTGGCGGGCGACGGCGTCCCGCTGCTGCTGCTCTGCTGGACCTACGGATCCTGGGTGTTCGCCTGCCTGGTCTTCTTCGGCCAGCTCACGGTCGCGCTCGCCGGCGGCGTCGGCATGGCCCTGCCGCTGTTGCCCGTCGCGTTCCTCGCCGCCGCGCGAGCCGTCCGCCGCCTGGCACATCAGCCTGTTCCCCCCAGGCCGGACGAACCGCGTGCCCCGCGGCGCGATCTGACCGACACCTCCACCGGCGCCGGGCCAGCAGGACCGCCGGCGCCGCCCAGGAAGCGCGGATGACAGCCAGGTGGACGGCCGCCAGGTGGACGACCGTCCGGGCCGCCGCACGCGCCGCGACCCGCGACGCCGTGCGCGCCGGGGCCGCGGGGGCGGTACTGGTCACGGCGCACACCGTCGTCAACACGCGGCTGTGGCGACGGCCTCCGCCGGCGCGGGCCGCCGCCGAACGGGTCTCCGTGCTGCTGCCCGCCCGCGACGAGGCGGTCGCGATCGGGCCGTGCCTGGCCGCCGTGCTAGCCGCCACCGGCGTCGACGACCTCGAGGTGATCGTCCACGACGACGCCTCCACGGACGCCACCGCGGATCTCGTCGCCGCCGTCGCGGCCGTCGACCCGCGGGTGGTGCTCCAGCGCGGCCAGGGCCCGCCGGCCGGCTGGCTGGGCAAGACGCACGCCTGCGCCCGGGCGGCCGAGGCGGCGACCGGGAGCGTGCTGGTGTTCGTCGACGCTGACGTCACGCTCGCCCCGGACGGCCTCGCCCGGGCGGTCGCACTGTTGCGCGACGCCGGGCTGGACCTCGTCAGCCCGTACCCACGGCAGGAGGCGGTCGGCGTGGCGGAGCGACTGGTGCAGCCGCTGCTGCAGTGGTCGTTCCTGGCGTTGCTACCGCTGCGAGCGGCCGAGCGCTCGCCCCGCCCGTCGCTGTCGGCCGCGGGCGGGCAGCTGCTCTGCGTCGACGCGGCCGCCTACCGGCGCGCCGGCGGGCACGCGGCGGTGCGCGCCGAGGTGCTGGAGGACATCGCGTTGCTGCGGGCGGTCAAGCGGGCCGGCGGGCGCGGCGTCGTCGCCGACGGGACGCGGCTGGCCGCCACCCGGATGTACACCAGCGCCGCCGAGCTGCGCGACGGCTACGCCAAGTCGCTGTGGGCGGCCGGTGGCGGGCGGGTGATCGCCAGCGCTGGCCAGGTCGGGCTGCTCGGCTGGCTGTTCGTGCTGCCGGCCGTCGCGGCGTTGCGCGGGTCGCGTGCCGGCCTCGCCGGCTACCTCGCCGGGGTCGCCGGCCGGGCGGTCACCGCCCGCGCCACCGGCGGGCGCGCCTGGCCGGACGCCGCCGCGCACCCGTTGTCGATCTGCGCCCTCGGCTGGTTGACCGCGCTGTCCTGGTGGCGTCACCGCCGCGGCACCCTCAGCTGGAAGGGCCGCTTCCTCCCCGGACCCGACGGCCCCTGACCCCACGGCCGGGAGCGGCGCCGCCCACGCGCGAGGTGAGCGAGGCACGGCGAGCGGCGGGCGGCGGCGGTCGCCGAAACCGGCGATCGCCATGATCGAGGTCAGTAGAGTCGGCGGATGGCCAGGATCGTGGTGGTGGGCGCCGGGGTCGGCGGGCTCGCGGCGGCGGCCCGGCTGGCCGCCGCCGGGCACGTCGTCACGGTGTGCGAGCAGTCGTCCCAGATCGGCGGCAAGCTCGGCTGGTACAGCAGGGACGGCTTCTCCTTCGACACCGGCCCGTCGCTGCTGACCATGCCCGAGGTCTTCGAGGAGCTGTTCACCGCGACCGGCGGGCCGCCGCCGGCCGGGCTGGAGTTCCGCAGGCTCGACCCGATCGCCGCCTACCGGTTCGCCGACGGCTCCGGTTTCGCCGCCCGCGCCGGCGACGACGAGTTCCGCGCCGAGCTCGACGATGCCCTGCTCCCCGGCGCGGGCGAGCAGTGGGCCC of the Pseudofrankia saprophytica genome contains:
- a CDS encoding MFS transporter, encoding MAATEMPGLPPGYRALLSSPGLRAVFGAHAVSMVGTVAAEVALSILVFQRTGSAFLSSLVLTFSFLPYAVGGTALSAVADRFPARRVLVACDLISAACVGAMLVPGLPIAGLFALLLVIGTVAPVFQGARAASLAIFLGPDAFPTGRSLLRTISQSALLAGMAAGSIALRVLGPTWLLAADTASFLTSAALLRLRSPATPAPAGERGGRRRGDAGPVVEGAEGAEKAEGAARAEGAEGGERAEPARSMLGDSLAALRYLAGTSPLRWLVLLGWTAAAFGIVAEALIVAYTVRTGASASSAGVLFVSNAAGAVLGEVVVSRFPPRARRVLLLPLALLMQLPLIAFAATPTIPVAAVLLAVAGTGIAFGQGLDALVVAATSPAARGRVFTLQASGLMAAQGAGAALGGLAGTFIAPGLVIAAAGALGGVCVLALARVALRRPVATTTARNGRPRDRRGSSTTAGTQGVAPVEGAMGVEDREAGEQLLGVPADLGGAADGGGVRGAPIGERADGGEVRPDTERPLQADRGLSDADREPRSGGGVGGQGGEVRGDRGSGPPEGDRVPGREPGAGEDRHRAARRLLGGSASRGEAAEGLTARPATPGGDGP
- a CDS encoding DNA polymerase Y family protein, with product VVIAQIRGAVTAALAAVATGAAARGPAATGGPRGSARRSGPRGLGDRAGLADGGGSGRGAAAAARPSFGIADGPFAAMVAARLGETVAAGAAAGFLAPLPVELLDRPELTGLLRRLGLPTLGAFAALPAREVLVRFGPDGALAHRLARGDDERLPTPRVVPPDLAVETELDPPADNVDQVVFTARRLAEDAHARLLAAGLACARVAIEAETEHGEPLRRVWRHDGPLTAAAITDRIRWQLDGWLSAANAVSGPVGQAAPDAVTTSPSHLGRPPQPARVIRIRVTPHDLLAADGRQLGLWGEPGAVDGRVRRALDRVQGLLGPEAVLTAEVRGGRDPLAAVRLVPWGEPRGPRGPAEAERAAAPWPGRLPSPAPATVLTEPRPAELLDATGDPVVVSGRATTTGAPAWLAVEGRPRARVVGWAGPWPVDERWWEPTARRRARFQLVTEDGSACLLFVESGRWWWEASYG
- a CDS encoding glycosyltransferase yields the protein MTARWTAARWTTVRAAARAATRDAVRAGAAGAVLVTAHTVVNTRLWRRPPPARAAAERVSVLLPARDEAVAIGPCLAAVLAATGVDDLEVIVHDDASTDATADLVAAVAAVDPRVVLQRGQGPPAGWLGKTHACARAAEAATGSVLVFVDADVTLAPDGLARAVALLRDAGLDLVSPYPRQEAVGVAERLVQPLLQWSFLALLPLRAAERSPRPSLSAAGGQLLCVDAAAYRRAGGHAAVRAEVLEDIALLRAVKRAGGRGVVADGTRLAATRMYTSAAELRDGYAKSLWAAGGGRVIASAGQVGLLGWLFVLPAVAALRGSRAGLAGYLAGVAGRAVTARATGGRAWPDAAAHPLSICALGWLTALSWWRHRRGTLSWKGRFLPGPDGP
- a CDS encoding carotenoid biosynthesis protein; protein product: MVVAAQIPYPLLPAGGRGRLWLTAAQIVAFFVASASHAALRRGWVFTAGYLVLTIGLGFAAEVVGVRTGWPFGRYSYTGGLGPEIVGVPLLILLGWAMMTYPALLFARWLTHRQGDTPGTRGHDALTAIAGGVLLAGWDLFLDPRMVAEGFWGWAPGGGPALNGIPLTNAVGWLCVGTVLVALVDRLPDPTRRRAPEDGHRLAGDGVPLLLLCWTYGSWVFACLVFFGQLTVALAGGVGMALPLLPVAFLAAARAVRRLAHQPVPPRPDEPRAPRRDLTDTSTGAGPAGPPAPPRKRG
- a CDS encoding GNAT family N-acetyltransferase, whose translation is MASADIRLVRWTPARMRARLDEVIAVYKAAFLDVHEADPVRAARDRMTHARRHTERRDLRAVAALTSDDVLVGITYAMPGQVGQWWHDVVASALSPAAAAYWLEDCLEIVELHVLPDYQGQGIGRELLRELLRDVPYRTAALSALELPDSRARRLYTSEGFAPLLSNFRFPGSYTPYAVLGKELPPPASRRRRGAVTARFGRPARAL
- a CDS encoding SAV_6107 family HEPN domain-containing protein; its protein translation is MPRRSRDDLLAAARHGLAEAAFARPAGERYALAHLAALRVAAAVLAARAKPRPGRRGRPVSAWRLLAQVAPELGEWADFFAAGAPRRAAAEAGLSVVNAREADDLVRQVEIFLGVVEEVLGLPSQPALTGTVPGTARSGTE